The proteins below come from a single Melospiza melodia melodia isolate bMelMel2 chromosome 12, bMelMel2.pri, whole genome shotgun sequence genomic window:
- the SENP5 gene encoding sentrin-specific protease 5, whose amino-acid sequence MLLQREWNGTCGPLTALKRSKFNHHTVKKRFLFMMHKKLSMVRFRYRIIKFPKLRARGKTCKLRKIRRRWVQKVTRDHQETLQRDFEGGLCNLFSSWKSRSKRLWKRYSLSDMNNNTPKSVGAENEICAPEICHTQDVSAELCSEDPESRGHGASVDAVPPELHVRASPEAETLHQVETNGALAEDHCSDIVSVAGKELAVSDQDGAESKEVVGVDGMTLLQSSLQDSDVSDNFANGPSSMELTQNEDSSSQMEVEGSLNLDIFSSKLLDHPYSKSPLEEPSPESTGLKSGTRKGGKRNSQKTSRVADEQLATWLCGFLDEVMKKYGSLVPLCEKDVMGRLKEVFNEDFSHRKPFITREIMKYREKHPKTSTCNFRVFYNKHMLDMDDLATLEGQNWLNDQIINMYGELVMDAVPEKVHFFNSFFHRQLVTKGYNGVKRWTKKVDLFKKTLLLIPIHLEVHWSLITVNIPSRIISFYDSQGIHFKFCVENIRKYLLTEAKEKNRPEFLQGWQTAVTKCIPQQKNDSDCGVFVLQYCKCLALDQPFQFSQEDMPRVRKRIYKELCERQLID is encoded by the exons ATGCTGTTGCAAAGGGAGTGGAATGGAACTTGTGGCCCCTTGACAGCTCTAAAGAGGTCCAAATTTAACCATCATACTgtaaaaaagagatttttatttATGATGCATAAGAAACTTTCTATGGTTAGGTTTCGGTATAGAATCATAAAATTCCCGAAACTTCGAGCAAGAGGCAAGACTTGCAAATTAAGAAAAATCAGGCGAAGGTGGGTGCAGAAAGTTACAAGGGACCATCAGGAAACGCTTCAGCGGGATTTTGAAGGTGGATTGTGTAATTTGTTTTCCTCCTGGAAATCTAGAAGTAAGCGTCTTTGGAAGCGGTACAGCTTGTCAGATATGAACAATAACACACCCAAATCTGTCGGAGCGGAGAATGAGATCTGTGCACCTGAGATCTGCCACACGCAGGATGTGTCTGCTGAGCTGTGTTCTGAGGATCCTGAATCCCGAGGGCACGGTGCCAGTGTGGATGCTGTCCCACCAGAACTGCATGTTAGAGCTTCTCCAGAGGCAGAAACCTTGCACCAGGTGGAGACCAACGGGGCTCTTGCAGAGGATCATTGCTCTGACATTGTCTCCGTGGCAGGAAAAGAACTCGCTGTTTCAGATCAAGATGGTGCAGAATCCAAGGAGGTTGTGGGTGTAGATGGAATGACACTGTTGCAATCCTCCTTGCAGGATTCTGATGTCAGTGATAATTTTGCAAATGGACCTTCATCCATGGAGCTGACACAGAATGAGGACAGCTCTAGCCAGATGGAAGTAGAAGGCTCCTTAAACTTGGACATTTTTAGTTCAAAATTACTAGATCACCCTTACAGTAAAAGTCCTCTGGAGGAGCCTTCCCCAGAAAGCACAGGACTGAAATCAGGAACTCGGAAGGGAGGCAAAAGGAACAGTCAGAAAACTTCCCGGGTGGCTGATGAGCAGCTGGCAACGTGGCTTTGTG GATTCCTAGATGAAGTTATGAAGAAATATGGCAGTTTAGTACCACTCTGTGAAAAAGATGTCATGGGAAGATTAAAAGAAGTCTTTAATGAAGATTTCTCCCATAG AAAACCTTTTATCACCAGGGAAATCATGAAATATCGAGAAAAACATCCAAAAACCTCCACTTGCAATTTCCGGGTCTTCTATAATAAGCACATGCTAGATATGGATGATTTGGCTACACTGGAAGGCCAGAACTGGCTGAATGACCAG ATAATTAACATGTATGGTGAACTGGTAATGGATGCGGTCCCTGAAAAG gTTCATTTCTTTAACAGCTTTTTTCATAGACAGCTCGTAACCAAAGGATATAATGGGGTAAAACGATGGACTAAAAAG GTGGACTTGTTTAAGAAGACTCTCTTGTTAATTCCTATTCACCTGGAAGTCCACTGGTCCCTCATTACTGTGAACATCCCCAGTCGAATTATTTCATTTTACGATTCCCAAGGCATTCACTTTAAGTTTTGTGTAGAG AACATTCGAAAGTATTTGCTGACTGAAGCAAAAGAGAAGAATCGCCCCGAGTTCCTTCAGGGTTGGCAGACTGCTGTGACAAAG TGCATTCCACAACAGAAAAATGACAGTGACTGTGGGGTTTTTGTGCTCCAG tACTGCAAGTGCCTCGCCTTAGACCAGCCTTTTCAGTTCTCCCAGGAAGATATGCCCCGAGTGAGAAAAAGGATTTACAAGGAGCTGTGTGAACGCCAGCTAATAGACTAA